The stretch of DNA CCGGCGTCGTGACTCCAGACGTCGACATCGCGCAATACCCCGACCTGCTCATCGGCGTGGTACCGGTGGTCAACCTCGAGTGGATCCAGAAGATCAACCGAGACTGCCGTTACCGTGGCTACTCGGTCGAGGCCGTCACCGATGTGATCCTGAGGCGAATGCACGACTACATGCACTACATCAGTCCGCAGTTCTCGCTGACGCACGTCAACTTCCAGCGAGTCCCTATCGTCGACACCAGCAACCCCTTCATCTCGCGCGACATCCCGGCGCCCGATGAATCGATGCTCGTTATCAGATTCCGTGACCCCAAGGACATCGATTTCCCGTATCTTCTGAGTATGCTGCACGACTCGTTCATGTCCCGCGCCAACACCCTCGTGTGCCCGGGCGGCAAGATGGACCTCGCCATGCAGCTCATCTTCACCCCGTTCATCTGGCGAATGGCCGAGCGACGCAAGAAGGCGCTCGCCCGTTAGCCCCGCGTCCGGACTGTCCTAGACGAAAGGAAGCACGATGGCCCTCATCTCCATGCGCCAGCTGCTCGATCATGCCGCCGAGAACAGCTACGGTCTCCCGGCCTTCAACGTCAACAACATGGAGCAGATCCAGGGCATCATGGAGGCCGCCGCGGCGGTCGACAGCCCCGTGATTCTTCAAGGGTCCGCTGGCGCACGCAAGTACGCGGGCGAGGCGTTCCTTCGCCATCTCGTTGCAGCCGCGGTCGAGGCGTATCCCGACATCCCCATGGCAATGCATCAAGACCACGGCGCAAGCCCAGCGGTCTGCCAGCAGTCGATTCGCTCCGGCTTCACGAGCGTGATGATGGACGGCTCGCTGCTTCCCGATGCCAAGACACCGTCGAGCTACGAGTACAACATCGAGGTGACGCAGCAGGTCTGCGCGA from Coriobacteriia bacterium encodes:
- a CDS encoding phosphoribulokinase produces the protein MSAKHPIIAITGSSGAGTTTVQDTFESIFRREGMEAAVVEGDSFHRYDRAEMKALMAEDQKIPGGHLSHFGPEANLFSEIEKLFKTYSETGTGKRRYYLHNADEAETFGQEPGTFTPWADLPDNSDLLFYEGLHAGVVTPDVDIAQYPDLLIGVVPVVNLEWIQKINRDCRYRGYSVEAVTDVILRRMHDYMHYISPQFSLTHVNFQRVPIVDTSNPFISRDIPAPDESMLVIRFRDPKDIDFPYLLSMLHDSFMSRANTLVCPGGKMDLAMQLIFTPFIWRMAERRKKALAR
- a CDS encoding ketose-bisphosphate aldolase, translating into MALISMRQLLDHAAENSYGLPAFNVNNMEQIQGIMEAAAAVDSPVILQGSAGARKYAGEAFLRHLVAAAVEAYPDIPMAMHQDHGASPAVCQQSIRSGFTSVMMDGSLLPDAKTPSSYEYNIEVTQQVCAMAHAVGVTVEGELGVLGSLETGEAGEEDGVGAQGKLTRDQLLTDPDQAADFVEQTGCDALAIAIGTSHGAYKFTKRPTGDVLSIER